Below is a genomic region from Rosa chinensis cultivar Old Blush chromosome 5, RchiOBHm-V2, whole genome shotgun sequence.
AAACTAGTCCAGATTAAGGAGGCGTCTGCTTCAATCCTTGCTCCTGTCCAATTAGTATGGGAGAAATATTTAGCCTGCAATAAACGATGCACCAAGGAATTTGGTTCCATCATTAGTCTCCACACCGTCTTCGCCAGCAAGGCATGATTAAAAGCTTCAAGATCCCGAAAGCCTATCCACCTTGGATTTTGCTATTACAAAGTTGATTCCAACTGCACCAGTGCATTCCCCGCTTTCCATCTGCCTTCCCCCACCAGAATCTCGCAACACCTTTGTTTGAAACGGCTTGCAAATACCCTTGGGGAGCCGGAAAACATTCATGGTGTAGGTCGGGATTGCCTGCGCCACGGCCTTCACTAGCACCATCTTCCCAGCTTTTGACAAAATTTACTGTTCCACCCAGTTAGATGGAAATCAAGCctctaatttattttcttaaacatctctttcttgtttttcccAATCACCTTTGGGAGTCCTAAATACCTTTCATGGAATGGGAGAGTGGGTACTCCCAACATTACTTGAATACTTTCTTTTACCTCTTCCTCCACTCCAGGACCAAAAGAGATAGCTGATTTCTGAAAGTTCACTTTCTGCCCCGCAGCTGCTTCATACAATAGCAGACATTGCTTTAAATACGTCACAGCCTCTTTCCTAGCTGCTGCAAAAATTAGGCTATCATTCGCAAATAAGAGGTGATTCACATGAGGAGCATTCCCTCCCACATGAACCCCTTCAATAAAACCCTCTCTGTAAGCCTTTTGGAACAAACCCGATAAACCTTCTGAACAAAGTAAAAACAGATAAGGAGACAATGGATCTCCTTGTCGTATTCCTCTAGACGGCCAGAAACTTCCATAAGCTTGACCCTCCCACAAGATGGAAAAACTTATAGAAGTCACACATCTCATTATCAAAGAAACCCACCTCTCATGGAACCCTAGCTTCCTCATTACTTGCTCCAAGTACTCCCATTCCACCTGATCATAGGCTTTGCTAATGTCCAATTTAAGAACCAATTTGGGCTCCGCCGTATTTCTCTTGGCTCTAATGGTGTGAATAGTTTCAAATGTTGCAATGATATTATCACGTATATAACACCCTGGAACGAAAGCACTTTGAAAGGGAGAAATGATAGACAACAGTAAACCTTTCATCCTATTCACAATAGTCTTGGAAATCAACTTGTAAAGGACTTAACATAAACTTATAGGCCGAAAATCAGTAACACTTTGTGGATGCTCAACCTTGGGAATCAAGGCCAATAGAGTCTGATTAATTGAATCCAAACTTGCCCTATCATTTAGAACTTTTAGACAAAATTCAGACACCTCATCCCCCACTATATGCCAGTAACTTTTGTAGAATAGCCCCGAAAAATCATCAATTCCAGGTGATTTATTAGGTGCCACTTGCTCTAAAGTGGCTTCAATATCCCCTCTACAAAATGACATACACAATGTATCATTCATGTGATCAGTAATAACAGCGGGAACTGACTCTAGTATAAGCTCCAGATGATTACACCCTTCTAAAGTAAACAATTAACTACAAGAAAAACCTAACAAAAGCCTCTTGGATGCCTGCCACTTGATTATGCCATACCCCATTGTGATCTGTCACCCCAGTTACTCTGTTCTTCCAACCCTTAAATTTTGCATAATTATGGAAGAAACTTGTGTTTCCATCACCTCCTTTCAGCCACTCCACACGAGATCTCTGCCTCCGGATTGCTTCATTATACCCCCACATACTTCTCCAACTATTTTTGAACTTGCTTACGGTGCATCTGAACTGATTCATGGGGATGATCAAAAGGAATACGCTCCAGTTCCTTCGGTAATTTGTTTATTCGTCTCGGCACATTCCCAATACACTCTTTATTCCAGTCAGCCAGAACAGTACCCAAATCCAATAACTTGCATTGCAGGCCAGCTTCCCCCACCCCTGACGACCATACAGCTTGAATAGACTCCATGCAAGTTTCTTCTTTCACCCACAATGGTTCAAACATGAAATGTCGTTTCTTCTTCCAAGGCTTCTGCAACCCCTTCCCATTAGTGTTGAAAATAAGAGCTAGATGATCTGAAGCGAAACCATCAACATGGTATTCATGCAAATTAGGCCATAAGGAACAAGTTTCTTTATTCACAAAACCTTTATCAAGCCTCTCCCGAGTATGCCTATTCGACCACATGAACGGGGAACCAGAAAAGAAGATTTCTAACAACCCACATTCCTCCGTAGCCTCTTTGAACTTCCTCATTTGAGCTTCTGATCTCATAACTCCTCCCCGCTTCTCCCATGCCTCCCTTAACTCATTGAAATCGCCAAAAATCAACCACGGGCCATGAACAGTACCAGCTATTTTACGAAGTAGCTCCCATGAAATAGACCGAAGAGACGTGCCCTGATTACCATAGAAACCCGTAACCCTAACTAATACATTCTCCACCCTTACCAAAGCATCGATATGAGCTTGAGAAGAGCCGACAATACTCAGATTAACCCCCGCTTTCCAACCCAAAGCCAAACCACCACTCTTCCCTTCCTTACCCACACTCCCCACTGCAAAACAAGCTTTATATCCGAGTTTACCACATAGCTTCTCCATagatttcttccttttctttatttcCATAATAAAGAACACATAAGGGGATTGCACCTGTAAAAGGCATTGGAGCGCTCGAAAATTGTGCGGGTTCCCCAAACCCCGCACATTCTAGCTCAAAGCGATCATTTCTCGTGATGGGTCCTATCACCGAAACCCATCACGGTTTGAGAAGACGAAACTGATTTTGAGACCCCCCTAGACTTTGTTGGAGAAGAAAGCACCCCCTTCCTGCAACTCCTTCCACCCACCGGAAAACCTTTAATGCGCCCAGTACCCTTCTTTTTAATTGTACCTATGTCCCTCTGCTCTGTTGTCTGCCCTACAATcactttctttccttctttcttcaaCACACTTGTGTCCAATGAAGTCAGAGTTTCCTGCATGCTAACCCCATTACTACGACATAGCTTGCTAGGACTTTTACCTGCACTTCCACTATTGAGGAGTTTGTAGTCAACCTTACCACCTTTGGGCCTCCCTTTAGATATACAATTAGAACCTAACAGCCCACTACCGCACTCCTCCAGCCCATTGTCTTTTTGAGAAACAGGAACAACATTTGAATTACCTTCCATTCCCGCCTCCATGCAATCATCTTGCTTGGACGTAACTTCCAGCAAAACATCCCCCTTAATCATAGGGATAGGACTGAGAGAAATATCCTTATAATCACTCCCCATGATTATCTCCTCACCCTCATGCGCTTTGGACACAAAGTCCAAAGCGCATCCGCTTTGCTTCCGGCTGCATCACAACCATCTCAACCATTGTCCCATCAACTTCCATTCTAGTCTCCTGAATCTCCATCTCCCCACCCCACTCATCACGTGAACGAACAAATCCAATAAGGGTCGGCTCCGGGGCTTTCACCTTCCAGTGAGGTTTCTCCCTGACGAACCCAAATGCCCTACCCTTCAGTTGTTTGTCCGGATCAATGCAAAACACATTATTCACAAGGGTTTTCCACCTTCCATACTGCATCTCCTTGATCTTCCCTGCTTTATGCCAAGGACAATTAGAGCTAACATGTGAGAGGCATCCACAGTAGAAACAAAAGTAGGGTAGCTCTTTATACTCCAATTGCAATTTGGTTTCCTcactaaaccctaaatccattTTACCCATCTTTGAAGTGGTTGGGTTACATCCAGTCCCACTCGAATTTGTAGCAGACTACCTGCAAAATCACTTTTTTTCTTCGGGTCTAGATCAACAAAGTACCCCAATATACCTCCTATTCTTCTAGCCATCGTTGGAGAAAGAAAATCTGGAGGAAGTCCTCGAACTCGAATCCAGAAGTTCTGCATCTCAAGAGGAACGGAACACTGATATGATCTCCCATTAGTCGCTGAGAGCAATAACAAAGCACTGTCAAAATTCCATGGGCTTCCCCTCATCACCATTCGCCGATCAAAATCAGTTTTGAAAGAAAACATGAATCGGTCGGACCCTTCCCATTCAACTATGGACACCTCCCCCCTCGTCATCCAAATCTTCTTCATAGTGCTCTTGAACGCCTCCTTATTAAACTCTTTCTCAGTTAACAATCCACCCACCAACCAGAATTTTTTCAACGCCAACTGCTCTACATCTTCTAGCTTAACAACTTCAAGATTTGCTGCCTCCGTAATGGTCAATTTTTTGGCCAGATCTTCAGTGACTTGCTCCATTCTACCAACAAACTCAGCCACACACCTTAACCCTATTCCCACCCACCGGAATCCCCACACCATAGACTGGACGCGGAACTCAGGCAAGGAAACTCAAGCCGGCTCGAAACCCTAGCACAGCAAAACCCTTACTCgcgagagagagaagggactcttcttttttttataagagcattaattttttttttttttgataaacaTGTCAActgtctttcttttttcttatttttaatttttttaataaacatgTCAACTATTTTACATAACAACTTACCTCAAGAAGGCTGTTAAAAAGCCATTACATAAACAATTCAACATTTTTACGAAACAATAAAGCACATCCAAAACTATTCGACTTCACCCCATGACTAATGAAATGGGGCAGAGTTGAAGTGAATGTCTATAGCGACATATCTCAAAAACTGAGAACCCGCCGACTCCTTCCCTGAAAAAGTGGGTAAAATTTAGGATATTAAGACTGGGTAATTAGAACTTGgaataataattttttaaaaaaaaaaaaacttggaatTACCCTAGTACCCGACCCACTAACGTGGTTTACAACACTGGCCCAGTACATATGAGCCACAGGTGGCCCATATTTTATAACCCAAACCGTATATAAAACTGTTGACCGCTCCACGTAGGGTTGGACTTGGCGGCATCGTTTAGGGTTTTGAGGGTTTTTGATTTCGGCGCAGAGCTTCAGAGCTATCAACAATGGTGGAGAAGACGGGTcgaggaagaaaagaagaggtgGTCACCAGAGAGTACACCGTCAATCTTCACAAGAGACTCCATGGATGGTATGTATTTCCATTCACTCCGAAATGGCTCATCAAATCTGTGATTCGATTATCTATAGTGTATAATATCTAATTGAAGATTCGAGTTCAATTTAGCTGCTCAAATTCTATGGAGACATAGGGTATTCTCTGAGCCCCAGTTGTGTCCTTGTAAATTTCAATTTGATCTTTAAGCAACTTTGCTTATATCTATGGTTCAATGTAggtttcattttgattttgaagtgTTTTTGCAGATTTGTAAGGAAATTTGTTTGACAGTGTGAAATTAATGGTTCAGGTTTTGGTTGGAGACAATTACATGACTTGTGAATAAAATGCGTTTGGACAAAATGCGCTATTTGAATGGTTTGATTGTGTGTTTTGAGATTGAATTTGACCGAATATCTAGTAGGAGATACCCTTTTTTTCGTTGTAATGGGAGAGCTGAAGCCTGAACATCAACTTAGATTGTATTGTTTACTGGTTTCCTAGTGTATACTTCAAATTGTAATCGATCCTTCTGACAGTATTAGAGCAGGGGAATTTAATCCGATCATGTGAGGGGCGTGTGTTATTATGGGTTACCCGAGATTTTCCTCACATTGAAGCCATCATGAATTGGTATAGGTGCATTAGTGTGTGTATGCTCTTTGCTTGTCCTTAAGAGTGCATGAGAGTTGTGGTAAACAATGTGCATTTTATTGGCTTGTATCTTCCATTCCGTTGCTGGCGTTGCATACTTGGTGTTTGTTCTGTAATATTGTGATTGTTGCACAGACAGTGAAAATTTATAGTGCTGTGCTTATTTGTTCTTTTGTAGCACATTCAAAAAGAAGGCACCAAATGCCATCAAAGAGATTCGGAAGTTTGCTCAGAAGGCTATGGGAACCACTGACGTCAGGGTCGATGTGAAGCTCAACAAGCACATTTGGAGCCGGGGCATTCGAAGTGTGCCAAGGAGGGTTCGTGTACGCATTGCTCGCAGAAGAAACGAGGAGGAAGATGCTAAAGAGGAGCTATACTCTCTGGTAACAGTCACTGAGGTTCCACCAGGGGGTCTCAAGGGATTAGGCACCACAGTCATCGATGCAGATGATTGAATCATATAGCCTTCCCTGAGTAGATTTTTGGTAATTCATTTTGTTCCAAATCACCGCAAAGtctggttaattttttttccaaatgtTTCACTTTGAAATGGAGACACGGTTAAAGTAACTTAGATTTACTCCATTCTATCCTTGTTCATTATGAGGTGGCCATTATTGTTTTCTGGTGGCATCACGAGAGCATCTATAATTTGAGAAATACTTAATATTCTTGTTTCCTCATAACATGGTAAGCCATTCATTTCAGGCGTGTGAGGCTACTGTTCACCGTTTGGCCTCCTATTCTTGAATGCAAATTGTACAACTGGGGCTGGGTGAGTCATTATCTCACTAATACTTCACGTGTGCTGTCTTTGATATATAACATGTATGAGGTATTATGTGGAATTGTAAGATTGTAGTAGCCACAGCTGTGTAAAACTGCAAATTGCCCAAATGGGTTTGTGCTGTGCTTGCTTATAGTGAAGTGCCAGCTTAAGCCTACACGAGTTGTTGACATCATAGTTATATCTAGTTTTCAGACTTAGTCGACATTTAGGAGCCGCTTAGTTGTTTCTGTAGAAGTGTTTTTGTTAGAAGATTAACATTTTCTAATGAAGCGTTTTATGCAAAAGCACTTTTGGCAATTTCAGAAACAATACCCAATACCCACATATGCCGGAAGTTTCACAAAACAATACCGGTTTGAGAGAAAATGTGCTTCTCAAAACCAATTTCGTTCATTTGGTACAAACATTGGAGCAAACTATTGACATGAATGATGATAAAACTGTGATAATGATGAAGACATGGGGAATATGTGtggttttgaatttcaaaagtGATGAGTAAATAGCTTCTCTTTCAATAATTGAATGTCCCTTTTACCATCATATTCACAAAAGTACAAAACTATACCCtatttcattttcttcaacCTCAAATAGTAACATTGACTTCATTTCTCACAACCAAGATGATTgacctcaaaatctcaaataGTCCATGCTCACATCAACATGAAATTATGAACACATGAGCACTATTCAGGTCACCTTTCAATAAGAATCAAAGACAACTAAGGAGTCCCATACTAATACAtgcaaaaaaaaagtaaaaatacgCATGAAAAATTATACTTCATTGCTCATTAGTAAATAATAATGATCTAATAAAACACACGGAATACATAATCCTCTCTTACGAGTCTTTCATAGTAATAATTCTTCACTATGTATATAATCTTACTTAGAAATTTAATTTAGCAAGCTCTTAGTGGCTTCCCACATAAGCAATCGTTGTAACTAAAAGACGATGCTTCAAGGTGATCGAACGGCGAACCCACCGGAATCTTTCCACAGAGGTGGTTGTGGCTCAAATCCAAGTGACCGATGTAAGAAGCCAACGATAGGGTCGACGGAATATTACCCCTAAACCTATTGTACGACAGGTCTATCATAGTGAAGTAGGATCTCGGCCCAAACACGTTTGGAATAAAACCCTGTAGGGAGTTTCGGCTTAAGTTCAAGTTGCTTATAGCTGAGACAATCAAACTCGGGGGAATAGTTCCAGTGATGTTGTTACAGTCGAGATTTAGGGTTGCGAGGACGGCCATTTTGCCTAGAGAGGCCGGAATCGGACCGGAGAGTTGGTTGAGAGAGAGATCAAGATCGGCCAGACGGTAGATTTGAGAGATGGAGGCGGGAATGGAACCGGAAAGCAGGTTTCGGCTGAGCAAAGCGCGGCTGAGCATGCCGAGCCGGCCGAAATCTGCCGGCAACTTGCCTGAAATTTTGTTGTTGCGGAGGTCGAGGTGCATGAGGGTTGAGATTTTCGTGAGGGACTCTGGGATTGTGCCGGAGATGAGGTTGTCAGCGACGTTGAGGACGGTGAGCCTCTGGAGCCGGCCGATGTCGGACGGAAGCGGTCCAGTGAGCTTGTTTCCGATGAGGTCGAGGATCCGAAGGAAGGGTAAGTTGGAGATGCACCGGGGAATCTCGCCGGAGATGCCCTTCCAGTCGGCGATGGTGATGCTGGAGAGGCGGGTGAGGCGGCAGATGGCCGGCGAGATCGTCCCGGTCATGTAGCCGGTTCTTTTGGCACGTTCGAAAATCGGGTCCTCGGACTCACCCCGGAGATTTATGTCAGCGACACGGCGGGTCTCCTGGTCGCAGCTGATACCGTACCATTTGTGGCAGCAGTCGGCGCCTGTCCATGATTTGAAAATTCCCAAGTAGGGCTCCTGGAGACTCGCTTTGAAAGCGAGCAGGGCCGCCCGGTCTGAAGGCGGACAAGCCCGGACGGTCCAAGTACCAGCAGCCAACAATACTGCGACAAATACGAGAAGTGTTCTCATTTTTTCGTAACTGTGAAAGGTTTTAGACTTCTGAGCTAAACTGTGTTTACAAAAGAAACgttgctttctttttctctctgtgAGTTGAAAGTGATGAAGATTGAAGAAGCAGAAGCTGAGTTACTGTGAGTAGTGCGCTGTCGGGTTTAGAAGTTTGAAGTGGGAGAGAGACGAAGAAGATGGGCGTGGGGGACTCACTGACATACTGGTTTATATAAAGTTTCAGATTATTTGTTTATGACGGTTTTAACCCTAACGTGGGGTTTTAGGCATTTAGCTAGATTGACTTGGGTGACATGGATGATTAGCTCtcattttcatttcatttcatgcATTAATGCTTCCTGGAATTTTCATTCAATGATTCGCCACATTACAAGATCCACTGCATTGATAATAATGCAAAGAATTTGAGAATAAGTGTGtttattttatcaataaaaGATTTGGAGCTCATGATCTGATATGATCAAAACAGTTAATTCGGTTTGAGAGAGGGCTAGTTAGTTTATCCATGTCAAGAGGGAGAAGGTATGAACATGTGGATTCAAAGGTATGTTCTGTATAGAAGAATCATGTATTTCGGAATTTCACTAATTCGATTACTATCTAttctttaaattaaaaaataaatttttaattaataCATACAATCACTTGTAATTACAtattatttattgattttttcgTCCAAATGTAAACTTCATATACGTGAAATTAATGACTTGTATATTACTGATGATCTCGAGCGAGTGTTATTAGATAAGCATTTCTTGAAGAGGAGAAAAGGATGATGAGATTTTGAGGGATTGAGGTAGGGTTTGATGCTGGCAAATAATTGAAATATTAATACAGCTAACATGGGGGCATATGATGTGTGTGAGGGGAAGAGGATAAGCTTTGGTCCTTGGGCACCCCTTCAGCTGTGGCTAGGAGTACGATGAGAGGAGCAGCACATGGCAGCTTCATGTCCATATATAGGTTAATAAGTTAATCATCTAAGttttggagagagagaatgttAGGGTCGGTCATAAATTTCGGTCAGATGAGAAGCCATAGATTAAAACAAGTTCTGACttggagttatttcctcattcaattcatatgctatTAACCGGACCGGTACGTAACTGACCCAATATTGAAAAATGCCAAGAACCCTATGATCTGTCTTCAGACTGATCGAATTGAATTCTTACCCAGGATCTCGATCTGAGTAATAGTAATACTGCAGGGACTGTAATAACGAGAAAAGCACAGCCACTACCAACAAGATGGAAAATAGTTGTGCAGCGTGACTAGTAAGGATTCACGCTGATATATATTATCTCCAACTTAATCACATAACTAATTAAGTTTATTATCCGAATTGCCTCAATAAATTTATCCAGTTGTTGGACTCAATGCTGTTTGtactgattttttttataaacaatAAATTTTTATGTTATATATGTAATATACTTAATTGTTCGGTTTCTATCCAGCTacaaaattttatgaaattttaaTCACATTTAGAGATAAACTCAAATTGCTTATTCTTTTCACACTGCTCTAAAATAAACTTCATATCTATATGTTTAGGGAAAACGTACAAGAacaggaaaaagagaaaaaagggaaGGAATATTAGTAATATCTAAGTAGCTGATCTTGTACTTGACTTTCTCTCCTCCATGTTTGTTAGATTTCTTGTCACTGTCTGTGCAAATTATGAATTGATAAGGACACTAAACTATTGGTTATGTGATGGTTGTTTCTGTTCTGTTGTATAGATTGTGCGAGTATAAATGTGCAAATTCAATGAACTCCATTTGGGTGAATAAGCTGGGTTTAGTACATATGATTAGAATGAAATTACTGTTCAAATTTTGGGTTGTCCCTACCAGTACCTGAATCTTTGTCTTCCCTATTAGAATCACAGATTTGGTTGTTTTTAGGCAGTGGTCAATTTCAATCAATGCAGTTACAAGTACTTGATAGAAGCAATTTGCCCACACAGCTTTCAAATTAGGGGTATGCATCAATGGATGGTCCAAAGACTCTATCATCAAACAGTAGAAGCAGGCCCATGCTAGGCTTGGAAGATCATGCTTTTCTCAGTTTTGTGGACAAATTATATGAACAATTTTGTGGATGAGGACCATGATCATGTGAAGACAAGCCACCATATGTGCATGTTATGAAGATACCAAACCAGTACGAAAGTATTATGTTGGTGGATTGGAAAAGACTACTTGATATCATTCATATGCATATCTCAAAGCTAGTTAGAATTGGATTTCAGGATCTTATCCCCCCTCTAGCTAGCTAGTAGTACTACTGTCAAAACTATTTGAACTGCATGTTAGTTTACCTGTCTTGAACTAATTCACCTGATAGAAAGACTCGAGGTATTTATTGAGAAAGACTCGAGGTATTTATTGCAAGATTTTCAAGTCGAATCTTTCTTTCATATTTTGACATCTCTTGTAACCTAGGGTAACATAGGGTTTAAAGTTAGAATCTTTTGTTCCTATTTGATGTCTCTTATACCTAGGGTAAAAGGAGGGTTTTCGACTAATTGTCTGTGATAAAATAAGAGAGCGAGAAGCGTACAAAGATGTTAAATTATAATAtttaagagtttttctattgaacCTTcatatttgctcatttgacctctcaTACTCTTTACACCTCTTATTtgctttttaaaaagtaaaatttgttATCTAAACCTCTTTCAAATACCTAATTTAACCTTACTTATAATTGGAATGTTCCGAGTATTAAAGATAAGTTTTAATGCTCCCATAATTGTTTGTTTTctataaaaagaaaagatgaaataattaatgaaaaaaaGTCATAACTTGGtaactaaataaaaaaaaaattaccatatcTATTTTGAAGCCTAATGTTTAATGTTTTatgttacaaaattaaatttgctactctcattgtttttgtttagcttTATCTCATATGCcacttcattttttatttttaaataactCATATGCCGCTTCATAGGTTTATTTGGTTTAGTTTACACAATGACTCTATATCCCTCGTTTCGTAATATTtttatacaaataaaaaaaaccctttgtctaatttttttcctattgcttcatagttttgttcttgtataattcgccaagtaattttgaatgcatttttcttttttgaaaatttttttttcttcgaaaACTTtcatgaacaaagaaaatgagaaatgagatttcaaaatgaaaatgaataataaaagtaatataaatTGTGTTTCTATTATTATAAATCTTTAGAGAGAGAACAAaactatatattttttcttaacAAATTATCTGTAACAGTctttttatataaatatatatatatatatatatatatatcatttaataattaaaaaatgagaGAGGTCTAATAAGTAGATTatgaggtcccaatagaaagcATCAATATTCAACTAATTGCTAAGTAAACAATTGAGTCAACAAATCAAACTAGCGTTTGAATTTTTTCATCTTGACACATAAAGGTAAAATTCATGACTCCCCACCACCGGCTGATTTTGAGGAAAATTGGGCGTTTCtgatattaatttgtttttctgcAGCTGCCGCatgcttggtttttttttttggcaaaatccGCATGCTTGGTTAAGTTGGTTTAACCGGTGTTGTTTAGAAATGTTTTCGTTTTTTTGTCGTATGTGTGGATAAAAGTTGGATTGAATAAGTTACCCTCATtcatccaaaaaagaaaaggtaacAGTGGATATATAATCTCTGCAGATAAATACACTGTTACGTACAAATTCAATATTTATCTTGGTCGGTGCCATTGCATAATATCGTTGCTGCAATTATTGAAATCCCATTCGAACAAAAAATGTCCTTGTCTGTAAAAGGGATAAACCACATTTTAGTATGCTTTATACTTTTTCCCAATTATAGATCGTAGAGATTTTAAAGGGTGATTTGTCCAGAGGAAAAAAGGCTATATGGACCCGATTGTGTTGAAGCAACCattaagaaaatggtagggaaCATAGTAAAAGGAACCAGTTGCCATTatccaaaaggaaaaaggagaaTCAATCTTCCAACT
It encodes:
- the LOC112166474 gene encoding 60S ribosomal protein L31, with protein sequence MVEKTGRGRKEEVVTREYTVNLHKRLHGCTFKKKAPNAIKEIRKFAQKAMGTTDVRVDVKLNKHIWSRGIRSVPRRVRVRIARRRNEEEDAKEELYSLVTVTEVPPGGLKGLGTTVIDADD
- the LOC112167138 gene encoding DNA damage-repair/toleration protein DRT100 — its product is MRTLLVFVAVLLAAGTWTVRACPPSDRAALLAFKASLQEPYLGIFKSWTGADCCHKWYGISCDQETRRVADINLRGESEDPIFERAKRTGYMTGTISPAICRLTRLSSITIADWKGISGEIPRCISNLPFLRILDLIGNKLTGPLPSDIGRLQRLTVLNVADNLISGTIPESLTKISTLMHLDLRNNKISGKLPADFGRLGMLSRALLSRNLLSGSIPASISQIYRLADLDLSLNQLSGPIPASLGKMAVLATLNLDCNNITGTIPPSLIVSAISNLNLSRNSLQGFIPNVFGPRSYFTMIDLSYNRFRGNIPSTLSLASYIGHLDLSHNHLCGKIPVGSPFDHLEASSFSYNDCLCGKPLRAC